The Capsicum annuum cultivar UCD-10X-F1 chromosome 1, UCD10Xv1.1, whole genome shotgun sequence sequence CATCCTTGTCAAGTTGAATGCTTAAATAGGCAGAAAAGAAACAGTACACCAATAAACAAATGATACGATACTTCCTTAAGTTGTTTCAgatataatatcaataagtaGCATAACTCGCTTAATCCTTGAATGTGAAGGTTGCCCCTCATTCCTATTTCTTACCCTGAGATCAACACCACACGCAAACCTTGCTATTATCTACATCACTTTATAGCTTTATTTCAAATAGCTTCTCCAAGTCTAGACATTTGAAACAAGGTTCAGTATCTCACTTGTTCCCATTTAACTTATAGTATAAACAACCTTCTCACATATTTCTCAACTTCATACAAATGCTGCTTTCACGACCCTGTTGACTATAGTGACCAATGAGGTTGAGCATGATGTGAGAGCAGAAGTGGTAGGTAGTCTTAAAGCAAACCAATGGGGTGGCAATATTACAAAGAAGACCATCACGagcatttattttttgaaaaaataactatAACATTTGTTCAGGTTTATACCCGCCAAGGACAAGCTCAACTTCATTTTTAAAGGTGCTATCAAATTGGTTCTACTGATTGCCAATATACCCCCAATGAGGGACCAAGGATCTTTGCACTGGTGTTCTGCAATATCTGGGCAACTTAAAAGTTCTTTGTCTCAATGGGAAGGTCAACATCAGAAATATCTCACAACCTTGGAGGAAAGTAGAGGTACTTTTGTTGTAACGTTCATTTTTTCCTAATACCTTTTTGTAACCATCTATTAGCAAATCAGTAGATCAAACGGAAGTATCATTATCTAATTTCTCAGGAAGAGGGGTTGAAATGTTTCATAAAGCAAATGTACTCATGTAAATATCCTTTCCATAAATGCATGTGTGCGAATTGTTGTTCCAATTTCTCTCTTGCAGCTATCAAAAAACAAATGATTTATTTTCAAAGGTAGCTGAAGAAAGACACGTCCTAGGCAAATAATGAAGTGTAAGAGAAACAACTGGGCTCGTTTACCATGCGTTGTTGAGGTGTTGTTCCTCGCTCAACGGCAACAGCTGGTGTATCAGCTGGCAACCCGTGATGTATGAGCTTTGAGGCCAGGGAAGGAAGAGTTGACAGGCCCATATAAACTACTAATGTAGAGTCGGGGTCAGCTGCATTTTCTGCAACAAAAAGTGGGTCTGTTCCTCCTTTCCTCGAGTGTCCAGTGAGAAATCTAACACTATTTGCAACACCACGATGGGTTAATGGAATTCCCAACTCTGCTGATATCCCAGATGCTGCAGTAATACCTGAAATGTAAGGACCAGAATGAGGTCTGCCTCAAGTTGTGTGTATGGCAGAATCAGATTTCACTTCAACCTTATGTATTAACTTATGCAAGACACATAACTAGCCCACTCTCACCTATAAAAGATTTTACAATTGAAAGTGCAGGTGGAGTCTGTTAGCAAATCAAATCATTTAATCAACAAAAGGAACTACCAACGACCATAAAATTTGTAAACATATAACTTTGGAGTGTTGGCAGATGTGGCAATAGCTGCCTTTTGGAGATTACATATGTTTAGCTTACAAATAGGTTCATAATGAATCAAGATACAGGATTCTCAAGAGAGAATCTGTAAATTTTTCAGGATAACTAGATGTCCTCTTCAACAGAAGCCAAGACATAAATTTTGGCATCAAAACTGAAAGGAAAATCTTGAAAAGACGGATTACAGAATAAAGACGTCATTTACTTGAAGTTGCAAGCCTGTGCTTATTATGGAGGTACTTGCCTTTTGATCCCTAGACTAATACTAAAGAAAATACACTTTCTTTGACCATTATATATACTACTTCTCTAAACTAGAACatatcttcataactaaaaaaatattactaagtGAGATGAAGTTTGCGAGCCACCAATTTAATGACACTTGGGAAGTTTTACATTCTGCAGCTTTATAGCTCAATCGAGTTCTTTGCCGGATTCACAAAGTTATCATACCTGGAATAACTTTAACTTGAATTCCCTTTTGTTGAAGAAAATCCATCTCTTCTCCACCCCGTCCAAATACCTGATAATCCAACAAATGCTCCAAAGTTTCAACtttagaataataaaaattaactatatataaatgtataagCATAAACCAAACACCTAAGCCAAAGACATACCAACGGATCACCGCCTTTTAGTCTCACAACATTTGCCCCAGCTTCAGCAAAACTCAGAAGCAACTCATGAATTTCTTCCTGCAAAATGCAACATACACATAGATGTCATAAGCAAATTGCAACCTGACTTGTTATCATGATGACATGCAGAAGACAAATATTCAGCTAAGAAGCTTGTAGCATTTAGAATTTCAACCATCAATGCCGCCATTAATGCACTGACTAAATTATACCATTTGAGCCACAAGATTCCATATCTAGGCTAATTCAGGTATCACCTAAAACATGGAACAGAAAAAGCCCCCGCATTGAAAACAATGATTGAGATTCCCAATTTTTCACCAAAagcattttaaagctttcatctAAAAGTGAGTTCAGTTTCTAACCATCCCAAGCATTTCCCAAATGATTACACACCACGAAATTCGAATGCCAAAAGTTGACGGCAGAAGATCAATAAAGGGCAAAGGGCATCCCGGTACACTAAAGCTCCTTCTAAGCGTGGGTCagggccggaccacaagggtctatcgCACACAGCGTTACCCTGCATTTCCGCAAGAGACTGTTACGACAGCTTGAACCCGTGAACTCTTGGTCACATAGCCAAGGATCAATATTTACCCAAATTTAAATGCATTTTCAGCTAGAAATCTAGAATTCAGCCCATTTGAAGGAATCAAAACTCCCCAAATCAAACAAAACATTAAGCAGAAATGTTCAAAAACAGCAGAGAAACTGCACAAACCTGAGTTCTGCTATGATAACCAGCAGTTTTACCAACATAAAGAAGTCTAGCATGAGGACCAACCAAATCCAAAACTTCATTAGAAACCAATCTATCATACAGCAAAAGATCAGCATTCTGAATAACTCTCAAAGCCTTAACAGTCAACAACTCAGGGTCACCTGGTCCAGTACCCACCAAGAACACATTCCCAGGCCCTCTTCTATCAccccctcctcctccttctctctTCTCCCTCAAAACCTGAAGCATTTTCTTCAGCTCAGGCAACTGCAAAGCTATGTCATACTCCCTAACATAGCTAGGATCAGGTAGAATTGGGCAAGAAGCAGACTGCTCCAATTCATTCTTGTAAATCCAACTGTCCCTTTGGTACCTCTCAATTGAATGCTTCTCAGTAAAAGgggaagaagatgatgaatgtgATGCATAGTTGACGGAACAAACAGGATTAATcccaaaagatttgatttttctgAATTGGGTTGTTGTAGAAgtagaagaaattgaaggaattcTACTCACAAGAGCCATCCCCTTTACTTTCAAGAAGATGAGGGATACCCTagaggcagttaaaggtgcagaCTTCTTCTCTAAAAAATGTAGATTTCAGAGAgtatatatatgtaattgcaTGCGTCAAAAAGGGGCCTTTAATTCTCGAGCTTTAAGGGTCATGAAAAGGCAATTTTTGAGTAGCTTTTGACGCTTTGAAAGAGACAACCAAGCATTCTTTTGGGGGCTTTAACTTATAATCTAATAAAGGGGgagattctattttttttcttaattgatggaaaacaaaaagaagaaatgagtaAAGAAAATCAGGCAACTTGGGGGCTATGACATATCATCTGATAGCTGAAAAGCCCCAAGTAGATTTAGGAAGGAAATACTTCCGTTCTTTTGGAACaagtgaattatttttaaaataaacgaatcattaattttttttttaaaatttatatttataatttaataattaattaacttttgaaaaagatTACAAGATTAACCTTTTCtggagggataaaaataaaaaattatgttaaatttatgcttttaatatttttcttaatctgtataTTAAAATTTAACAATTAATTCATTATTATGAAATGGGGGGGAAGTAGAGAAAAAGACAGATGAAAAGCGAGAGAGAGTTGGAGGCGGCCGGCAAGAGAGGAGGCAAATGTGTATTTTGTGTCAATTGAAGGcctcaatttggaccaaattcattcaattaaacattaagaaattcattatcGTAGCAAAATCCGAATTTAATAGCACTTGATTAGTAACCATAATTAAGCTCCACACTGTCACACCAAAGGAACCACTTAATCACACATAATCTGAactattaaaaatagataaaaaaaaaattatagttagcAAATCGGCTCAAATATGCTCCTATCTGATTGTTACTTCTAATGAAGtgtgaaaaaattatagaaaatgataaaaataggtaATTTATTAAACTTTCATTTATAATCTTTCAaggataaaattattatttatacatcggtaaaaaaaaaaataatagacaatggTTTGAATTGCTTTTTGTAAGTTGGCAAATCTGTCAATTTATCCTGAGGGGCACATATCAATCTCCAACATCCCTTGATTAATATTTCtcctaaaaaaaaaatgaattttctgCAATTTGGATTGGATTGATGCTTTTATCACGCATCAAGTTCTCTGAACAATCTAATTACCCAAAATTTCATgctttagaattcaggacttttGGATATTGTTTCCTGCTTTGATTTTCAGGATAATAGACAGATAAAGTTTTTATTAAGGAAAGTTTAAAAGTGTATAAATAAGAGTTTAAcaactattatatatataaaaaaaataattttaatcatcatttataaatagtGTAAAATTCTTTGGGTATTCATCCAAGCTAGTTCTGCCGGTGATTAGAGTACCTCAGGCTTAACCAAATACTCCCTCCAATAATACTTATCCTTTATTGATTTGGCAtacatcttaaaaaaataataaataataggataattttactataaccctttgaatataataaatttagtattttaaaaaacacgttgaataatgaataatatttaataactaCGATAAAATCGGCATAAAGAGGTAagattattcattgatttttcaaatcaaacaactattataagatatatatttttaatatagtagaCAAGAAAAGAGAAACGGAGAGATATTTGGTGATTAACCTCCTAATTTTGTAAGCGACCTTAATTTGAATCATAATAGGCAAGAAATTGACTTCCATTTTCTTTAGGATTTGGCTTgaagtaataataaattttataagcGTTTGTcctgaaaattttagaaaaaaattgaagtcgaagttgtgtttttttttaaaaaaaatcaaaggctGGCCAAATTTGTTATCGGAGTTGTGTTTAgtcatataaaaagaaaaaattaattataaaggtgagacttgttttcacttttttcaaatAAAACTTCAAGTATCGCTAAAcatcattttttaataaaataatttatttatttttgaaaaaaataaatatttttcatgatcaaatgaAGCTATATATTGATAAGGGTAACGgttaaacaaaatataaataatttaaaaattgataaaagtaataatatgaactataaattttatttacgtATGAAATAAGCGATTGATAATATAAATGatgagattttttttataaattataaatttatggattaatttttgtatttgaaaaatcTCAATCATGATTTGAAACTTTCGAATCATACTTTTTGGATAATTTGGATTTAATGTTGTCATGATATAAAATCATGAGATGAAATCGCATGATCAAACGTTAATTTCATCTCATGATTTCATATCACAAACACGAAATCGCATGTCCAAATGTCTATTTAATTTTACACAAATACATCATATTTCACATGATATatcacattattttaaatatataacttaattttatatgaatatatatattttttaatacgtCATTTATTTTTAcacaaatatattatattttttcagtGATCagaatttatataattattttaaaaaaaaataagattttaaatagTTACAGTGCGATATAATTTTTCCTAACAATAAATGAATCACTCAAATCTGTCAAATCAAACAATACAAGaatatttgaaaaagtaaaaactaaaatcccTTTTTCTACACAACTTGTACTGCAATACATACAGTGATACAAATCATAGATAGACCCAATTAGTTTTTCCTTCTGGGTGTgtttaatatgatgaaaaatatttttttattttttttgtattcggttgtagtaaaatattggaaaaatattttctaagataattttattttatttgaggaaaaataacttttctcatGGAGCaaagaaagttatttttttgaaaaataataaatgtgaCTTATGTCTCCATCCCTACCCCAACAACGTTCATATCCacacaacttaaaaaaatttgcatttctaaaaaatttacataactcaaaaatatttttcactgcttgaaataaaaaatagtgaagaccgaatttttcccctttttaatgttcgttgaatgtattgttattttcatatgcataaaggaagatgttacttttgctaattacatattttattttgttatcgatgtaacttgtttcacaaGATTGAATAAACTTGTCAttctgttatatttctattgcttgtagtatcttgagattgtccttaCTTtgctatatttgctaattaatagtttcttaaatttaatgattgtaatattttagtattcgatattataatattatttgctatgctttttacaaattgttgagttgctagagacactgatatactagttaacagttagtagtattttctaaaaaatattttttcactcactaatcaaacactaaaaaatattttctactcaccaacctaacaccataaaatattttccactcaccaaccaaatatgagataaaagtaaaaaaccaactaaaacattttccatgatacCAAACACAACCTCTATGTAGAAATGCAATTCATCAAAacctcaactaattccaactCTACTTCCGATGAAATTCAATATACTAATATTCCAATAACTTGGATCTCCATATATTCTATGTGAAACAGAACTTGTTAAATATTATTTGAATGACCTGATAAcgtaataaaatttgaaattctatTATTAATACTACAAGCGTGAAAGCTGGGAGTTGACAGGAAAATAAGAAACAATAATTGGAgaacttgatgatttctttttgGTCTTTGCAGATATTTTCTCTGATGATTTTAACTCCTTACAAGCAGCATCACAAACTCTTGAAGGAAGAGCACTAGTGCTAGTGAAACAGCTCAACAACCATGAAAACAAAGCCATAATATTATAATGATAAAATGTTTTTGTTAAGTTATGAGAGCTGCTATTAACCAAACATGATGTGTGTGTATATAGGGAAAGTTTAATATGTAAAGGTGGCTTAGCTTGTTTGGTAAGCTTGGTGATCAAGTAAATTacaaagaataattttgaattttgaattttgatttgtcTCTCTCATGAATGTTCTATTCTACCAACTTAATTAACTTGGAAAACGTCCTGGAAATTTCTCACTCTAATTCTAATACTAGTACTATATTCTTATTAGTAGTATTGATTTCACACACTATTTTAATAAGTAATTCCTCCGTTTCGAGATAAGTTAATTATTGAGATATTTATTGGtgcattgaatttttttccaaatttacctttatgatttgacaatcaattaacttttgaaaaggtattataaggtcagttttttcttttttaggggtaaaaataaaaagttgtattaaatttatgtctttaatgcttttttcttaatctgtgtgccaaaattcaacaattcatttagcacctaaaattaaaataatatcataaaaatagcacGCACAAttaaatactcataaaatagccATTAGCCGTGtatcattttcatttttgaatcTCAAAAGTTCGGTGGAATACCACCATCAAACACGTATACAAATTTTTACACCCTTAcaaattttcccttatttttttcaacaacattAACACACTTTATGTGTTCATCAACTTTCATTTCAAAGCTAATTTACCTCCCATCGAACCACCTTTTCCTGTACGCGATTTGAgcaatttcttcttcaaattagATTCAGTATCCTTACCTTTCACACCTGTTTTACTCTGCGATCAAGTGTTTCTTCTAGTAGAGATTTGGCCAATGGATTTAGAGTTTGATTGCAACTTGAAATCAGGAACAATTTGTACAACTACTCTCTTTAATGATAAATGATTCTCAGTAAATTCATAAACAGATAAAGGATTCTCTTTCACCACTTTCTTGGTTGCTTTTCCATTCGATGGATTCGATTTTTCCATCATTTTCAAcaaaaacctcaaaatcaaacagAGGATTTTGAAGCAGAGTAAGAATTTTTAGGTAGATTATACGGTAAAAAAGTGTAACAAAAGAAGATTTATTGATATCAAATTATAGAGTAAAAATATACTTTTcgtttctatttttaaaaaaattgttatttgtcTTAGCTGGGCGGTTAATAAAAAATAGCTATTGTATATGCTTGCAAAGATTGTATGAATGTATGAACACTGTATATGCATGCATAAATTCCCCTTCTATCTTGTtataaagtgtatcaatgtggtataaaagagtatctattgAGTATAtgattctctctttcttttttaaaaagtgtatcaatgtaagataaaagtgtatcaatgtggtataaagtGTATCTatctagtataaaagagtatcaattggataTATGGATACTGCATATGCATAAATTCCCTTCTACCttgttataaaagtgtatcaatatggtataaaagagtatcaattgagtatatgatcccctctttcttttttaaaaagtgtattaatatagtataaaaatgtatcaatatgatataaaagTATATCAACTGAGAATAGAAACTGCATATGATCAACTAGGCAAATGGCTAAAATAGgtgtccaccttttcaaattgtgattattatttttttaaaattgtcaaCCCATGTCCCTTTCCCATAAATTTACTGCTTTTAAAGGTACATTAACAAATGCCTatagttaataataatgattaattagaaactactctctccatttcattTCATTTGGCTTCCGCCTAGTCATAGGGTTTTAATTTACTTatctatttttctcaaattaaaaaaGTTCCAATTATTCTTCCTCATACTAATAATTAATAATAGTAGtcaaatttagagtttcaaaacatcattaataagattatttaataaaatatatttctaattaaaattttcttaaacatGTGCTAACAAggtcaagtaaaataaaacagTTGAAGTAGGTGATAGATTTTCTCCTGAGATTTTAAATGGGACAActaaaaatgaatacttatttttagTATAGTAAACAAAGAGTATACTCCAAGACAGACTTTTATGCTATTTTCTCCGTCTATTCTTATttgttcaatttaaaaaattaagaaataatttatatttagtttCTAATTTACTCTTGTCATTAACTatagttatttttaatatatttttctagatattatatttattatattcaaaaagtgatattataaaattattattatatttattattttaggtgTAGCAAATcaatatgaacaaataaaaataaaggagagagtaaatattattttttgtttgttcgATGCACGATTTTAATGCTCGTTTGCACCTAATCAGTAGTCAATATTTCTCTCTTCTTCCTCATTAATAAggttatttaataaaatatattttaattaaaattttcttaaaaatgtgCAAACAAggccaagtaaaataaaatagatggaGTAAATGATAGATTATCTCTTGAGCTTTTAAATCGGACAAttaaaaatgaatacttatttttagTATAGTAGACTGAGAGTATACTCCATGACAgacttttatgttattttctccgtctatctttatttgttcaatttaaaaaatcaagaaataatttaGCATTTAATTTCTAATTTACTCTTGTCATTAACTacagttatttttttaatatatttttctagatattatatttattatattcaaagagtgatattataaaattattattgtatttattattttaggtGTATCAAAttaataatgaacaaataaaaatagaggagagtaaaattttgaattaattcctCAAAATGTCATTGAACTTGTGTAAACAACCcactaaagtaacttttgtttcttttaggacaATATTGTCACTAAACTATGCATTTTTTTCCATTATAaggtaaaattaagaaattggtGAGGATATGTTTGGAGGACCACaagaaaagtaaaattagatgTAATTACATAGTCCAATTCTCAATTAAGAATAAAGAATTAGGTGCAATTACGTGATGTAATTACAaagttacattttattttttatttttaaataaaatttaatatatttttcttttaatttctttttatttttacttttttttttcattttacattatttctctttcatctcttttcttctcatttttcaactttacttcTTATGGTTCAATATAATTACTCATATTTTTTTGCTTTATTTAGCGcattattgaatttttataatttttattctagtgtttgaattaaagtagtattttattattgaatgagATTATAGACTTATGTGTTTTTCGTTCTTCTGAATTATATTTACTCGTCAAAATTTTATACAAGAGTATTATGTTTTtctcttgaattttgaatttatgtttcgATTTATTTGTCTTAGTATTATAGACATGCTATTTTATATTGCATGTCACCGCAAATTGTCTAATAACATATGATTTCAATTTTTCTATGGCTTTCCAAATATGTCCTtaactattttttagtttcacCTTATTTTGGAAAGATGTACATAGTTTAATGacaatattttcctaaaaaaaattaacaaaagttactttagtagaaTATTTGCACAAGTTCAATGGCAATTTGAAAAATTAACTCGACAATTTGAAGTGATATGCAATATAAAATAACAAGTCTATagtactaaaacaaataaattgaaacataaaacaaaacacaaattgaaaattcaagaaaaaaacacAATACTCTTATATAAAATTTCTACGagtaaataattcaaaagaaaggaaatgctgaaatactactttaattcaataatgaaatactattttaattcaaacactagaataaaaatgcaataatcgctaaatgaagaaaaaatacgagtaattatattgaatcataagaagtaaaggttggaaaatgagaagaaaagaggtgaaagataaataatgtaaaatgaaaaaaatagaaataaaaaagaaattaaaataatagaaataaaaaataaaattaaaagaaagagaaattaaaattaaaaaaaaaatgtaattttgtAATTACATCACGTAATTGCACCTAATTCTCTATTCTTAATTGAGAATTGGACTatgtaattatatctaatttCACTTTTCTTGTGGTTCTCCAAACATATCCTTAACAATTTCTTAGTTTTACCTTATAATGGAAAGAAGTGCATAGTTCAGTGACAATATtgtcctaaaagaaacaaaagttactttagtaggatgtttacataatttcaatcacattttgaggaattaactctaaaaatttgttttttgtttgttcTATGCACAATTTTAATGCTCGTTTGCACCTAATCAGTAGTCAATATTTCTCTCTTCTTCCTCTTAATATAAAATTGTCTCATGACATAGGTTTTGTGTTGTTTATTCATCATATCATATCTGCTCAGTGATCACACTTTCTTGTTTATCAATTTTATTAAGGTATTATATTGTTGACTAAAACTGAAAAAGACCTCTTACTTATAATTAAATACTCTAGTACCCGACCTAAACATACCTTCCCAATTATCCTCTCCTTTCAATTACAATTAATTCAGGAGTGTTTGGTCACGGTCAATCAATGTAAACTGGTTTTTTCGTCTTAAATTATCTGTTGTTTTTTCTAAATACCTCATActgatattttgagaaaatattagtGTTAATTAATAGGAATATTTGACAATTTacgataatttattttttaattagaaaaaagcTAGAGATCGCACCTTGTAGTTGTTCGGAAAAATCATTACACGCTCAAACTAAAGATTAATATACaagaatatgtgtgtgtgtaagaAGTTCAAAGTacgaatttaattgaataattGATCATCGCAGCCTCCAAAACTTGCCTATATATGAAACTCAACGCAACTTGGAAGTTCAATCTGACTCAATCCATCTATGTGCACAAT is a genomic window containing:
- the LOC107856759 gene encoding S-adenosyl-L-methionine-dependent uroporphyrinogen III methyltransferase, chloroplastic, whose product is MALVSRIPSISSTSTTTQFRKIKSFGINPVCSVNYASHSSSSSPFTEKHSIERYQRDSWIYKNELEQSASCPILPDPSYVREYDIALQLPELKKMLQVLREKREGGGGGDRRGPGNVFLVGTGPGDPELLTVKALRVIQNADLLLYDRLVSNEVLDLVGPHARLLYVGKTAGYHSRTQEEIHELLLSFAEAGANVVRLKGGDPLVFGRGGEEMDFLQQKGIQVKVIPGITAASGISAELGIPLTHRGVANSVRFLTGHSRKGGTDPLFVAENAADPDSTLVVYMGLSTLPSLASKLIHHGLPADTPAVAVERGTTPQQRMVFAELKNLAEDIVSHKLESPTLIIIGKVVALSPLWPHSAEESPVLVETTSSTNTLL